From Candidatus Tumulicola sp., one genomic window encodes:
- the pyrE gene encoding orotate phosphoribosyltransferase — MTPQQVLELLERRGAMLTGHFILSSGLHSDRFIQKFRIFEDPPTAEAVCGALAEALRPAKPQVVVSAAIGGVIPGYIVARQLGVRDIFAEKEGGKPLLRRGFALAPGERVAVVEDVMTTGVSTGEVIEIVEAAGALV, encoded by the coding sequence GTGACGCCGCAACAAGTGCTCGAGTTGCTCGAGCGGCGCGGCGCGATGCTCACCGGGCATTTCATACTATCTTCAGGTTTGCACAGCGATCGCTTCATTCAGAAGTTCCGCATCTTCGAGGACCCGCCGACCGCGGAGGCGGTTTGCGGAGCGCTCGCGGAGGCGCTAAGGCCTGCGAAGCCGCAGGTGGTGGTGAGCGCGGCGATCGGCGGCGTCATACCGGGCTACATCGTCGCCAGGCAGCTTGGGGTTCGCGATATCTTCGCAGAAAAGGAAGGCGGCAAACCGCTGCTGCGGCGGGGCTTTGCGCTTGCGCCCGGAGAGCGGGTGGCGGTGGTCGAGGACGTCATGACGACGGGCGTGTCGACGGGCGAAGTGATCGAGATCGTTGAAGCGGCGGGCGCGCTCGTCG
- the pyrF gene encoding orotidine-5'-phosphate decarboxylase: protein MTQLIVALDEAGLEGAMRILDATAPDVRWYKVGYEGFYGYGPRIIEELHQRGKKIFLDLKLHDIPNTVAAGVRAIAQYRPSFLTVHAAGGQSMLAAAVAARDEVNAAGAGLKLLAVTLLTSHSKEDLRDIGVLREPHELVSIRSGLAAQVGLDGAVCAVDEVAIVQARANPDFIVVCPGIRPAGSDPGDQRRVATPTAAVLAGADYIVVGRPVTKAADPAAAARGILDEMASVHRLGGAGSSP, encoded by the coding sequence ATGACGCAGCTGATCGTCGCGTTGGACGAGGCCGGCCTGGAAGGCGCCATGCGCATTCTCGACGCCACCGCGCCAGACGTCCGATGGTACAAGGTCGGCTACGAAGGGTTCTACGGCTACGGGCCGCGCATCATCGAAGAGCTGCACCAGCGGGGCAAGAAGATCTTCTTAGATCTCAAGCTGCACGATATTCCGAACACCGTGGCGGCCGGCGTCCGCGCAATAGCGCAGTATCGGCCCTCGTTCCTGACCGTGCACGCGGCCGGCGGTCAAAGCATGCTCGCCGCCGCTGTCGCCGCGCGCGATGAGGTCAACGCCGCGGGCGCCGGGCTCAAGCTCCTCGCCGTGACACTGCTGACCAGTCATTCTAAGGAAGATCTGCGAGACATCGGGGTGCTCAGGGAGCCGCACGAGCTCGTCAGCATCCGTTCCGGGCTGGCAGCTCAGGTCGGCCTCGATGGGGCGGTGTGCGCCGTCGACGAGGTGGCGATCGTGCAAGCGCGCGCCAATCCCGACTTCATCGTCGTGTGCCCAGGCATTCGTCCTGCCGGGTCCGATCCGGGCGATCAGCGCCGCGTGGCTACTCCAACCGCGGCGGTGCTCGCCGGGGCTGATTACATCGTCGTCGGCAGGCCTGTCACCAAGGCCGCTGATCCCGCCGCTGCGGCGCGCGGCATCCTCGATGAGATGGCGAGCGTGCACCGGCTGGGCGGTGCGGGCTCCTCGCCGTGA